A genomic window from Sulfurimonas sp. includes:
- a CDS encoding site-specific DNA-methyltransferase has product MKETNYINKIFNMDCLLGMQMIKDKSIDLILCDLPYGTTKNKWDSVIDLEKLWEQYERIIKDDGAILLFAQSPFDKVLACSNMKLFRHEWIWEKPEATGFLNAEKMPMKAHENILVFYKSLPTYNPIKTKGHKKESKKESKAKCKMSTSYGKQLYTKDYCSTERYPRSVIKFSKDKQIEHLHPTQKPLALIEYFIKTYSNEGEIVLDNCVGSGTTPVGCVRQKRDFIGFDNGICEFTKKPFAEIATERVRRALGQVGLFEKLEVSV; this is encoded by the coding sequence ATGAAAGAAACAAATTACATCAACAAAATATTTAATATGGATTGCTTATTAGGAATGCAGATGATAAAAGACAAGTCAATAGACTTAATTTTATGTGATCTTCCTTATGGAACAACTAAAAATAAATGGGATTCAGTCATAGATCTTGAAAAACTATGGGAACAGTATGAAAGAATAATAAAAGATGATGGTGCAATTCTATTATTTGCTCAATCCCCTTTTGATAAAGTACTCGCCTGTTCTAATATGAAACTCTTTAGACATGAATGGATTTGGGAAAAACCAGAAGCTACAGGCTTTTTAAATGCTGAAAAAATGCCTATGAAAGCACATGAGAATATTTTAGTGTTTTATAAAAGCTTACCAACATACAATCCCATAAAAACAAAAGGGCATAAAAAAGAAAGTAAAAAAGAAAGCAAAGCTAAGTGTAAAATGAGTACTTCTTATGGAAAGCAACTTTATACTAAAGATTACTGCAGTACTGAAAGATACCCAAGAAGTGTTATTAAATTTTCTAAAGATAAACAAATTGAGCATTTACATCCAACACAAAAACCATTAGCACTAATCGAGTACTTCATAAAGACCTATTCAAACGAAGGTGAAATTGTTTTAGATAATTGTGTGGGAAGTGGTACTACTCCTGTAGGTTGTGTAAGACAAAAAAGAGATTTTATAGGGTTTGATAATGGAATATGTGAATTTACAAAAAAACCTTTTGCTGAAATAGCTACTGAAAGAGTAAGAAGAGCTTTAGGTCAAGTTGGATTATTTGAGAAATTGGAGGTATCAGTATGA
- a CDS encoding winged helix-turn-helix transcriptional regulator has protein sequence MIRDTSLEAYRGVNFTGKAGTQKVLIIDFLKNHNGKATRREIAKELELETSTVSARVNDLKKIHYVVDDEKVTCPISHKTVTLVELAVA, from the coding sequence ATGATCAGAGATACATCACTAGAAGCTTACAGAGGTGTAAACTTCACAGGCAAAGCAGGAACACAAAAAGTTTTAATCATTGACTTTTTAAAAAACCATAATGGTAAAGCTACACGTAGAGAGATAGCTAAAGAACTAGAACTTGAAACATCTACAGTATCTGCAAGAGTAAACGACCTTAAAAAGATTCACTATGTTGTGGATGATGAAAAGGTTACTTGTCCTATCAGTCACAAAACGGTTACTTTAGTTGAATTGGCGGTAGCGTGA
- a CDS encoding LexA family protein, with protein MLLQKINDLLEIKGRGTQKKLADFIGETPVNVNRYIKGSRDIPVEIIPKIAEFFNVSTDYLLGNDIIKSQVKTIPIIGTTSCGGTELSNHVEIGAVCYYNGAYYKDSLYCVVANGDSMAPEIEDGDEIICDPDVVPENGDMVHYTIENESAVKVFVKDEDAYIIQFIPYNANENFKTRTFRLDDEYTANLKIAKVVAVNKLKYNNRAARLRMIGR; from the coding sequence ATGTTGTTACAAAAAATTAATGATCTTCTCGAAATAAAAGGTAGGGGTACACAAAAGAAATTAGCTGATTTTATAGGTGAAACTCCGGTCAATGTAAACAGATATATAAAAGGGAGTAGAGATATTCCTGTAGAGATAATTCCCAAGATTGCAGAATTTTTTAATGTTTCAACGGATTATTTACTAGGAAATGATATTATAAAGTCACAAGTTAAAACAATTCCCATTATAGGTACTACAAGTTGTGGAGGAACAGAGTTGAGTAATCATGTAGAAATTGGTGCTGTTTGTTATTATAATGGTGCTTACTATAAAGATAGTCTCTATTGTGTTGTTGCTAATGGGGATAGCATGGCTCCGGAGATCGAAGATGGAGATGAAATAATTTGTGATCCTGATGTAGTACCTGAAAATGGTGATATGGTGCATTATACAATCGAAAATGAAAGTGCTGTAAAGGTATTTGTTAAAGATGAAGATGCTTATATTATCCAATTTATTCCATATAATGCCAACGAAAATTTTAAAACAAGAACTTTTAGATTAGATGATGAATATACAGCTAATCTGAAAATAGCTAAAGTAGTAGCAGTAAATAAATTAAAGTACAACAATAGAGCTGCAAGATTAAGAATGATAGGAAGATAG